The Watersipora subatra chromosome 7, tzWatSuba1.1, whole genome shotgun sequence genomic interval TACCGAAGCGATTAATTATTACACATCGGCCATATCGATGTATGATGAATACCACCAAAGAGAGAACATGGTTACCGAAGGCAACAGACATCCTGGTAAAGCCATTACAATGCTATCTTTGGCGAAATGTCATGCAGAACAAAATGACTTTGTATCAGCTAGGAATATGTTAGATGGTACCCAACTAGTTATTTTAGCAACTTTTAAAACAGCTGATCATCCACTGCGAGCGGACATGGACAAGCTGCGCGGAGACGTGCATTCTAATCTAGGTGAGTCAAAAAAAGCCCTCGAGTGCTACGGAGAATCTCTTGCAATTCGTCAAAAGATTTACGGAAAAGATAGCAAGCATCTTTCGATTGCAGAGAGTTATTATTGCATTGGCATGGAACAAGAAAAGCTTTCCGAAGTCCAAAACTCGCTAGAGAATCTAAAACGAGCTCTAGAAATTCGTGAATACGTACATTTCAACCAAAAGCACTTGGACCAAGCCTCAACTTACAACGGACTTGGTCGCTCGCATCTTGAGCTCGGACATAAAAAAGAAGCGAAACAATATTTTGAAAAAGCGCTAGATATAACAAAAGAGCTGTACAAACCTAAGCATCTTGAAAGCGCGGAAGTAGCTAACGCCTACTCTGACCTCGGACAGTTCTTTTGCGCGATTGAGGAATACGATAACTCTATCAAACACCATCAAGAAGCACTTGAAATTTATCAGAGGATTAGAGATCATCGAAGTGAAGCAATGACTCAAGATGATATCGGACTTGTACAAATGCATGCTGGTAATTTTGACGATGCTATTGATACTCTCCGGCGATCACTTAATTTAAAGGAAGAAATTTGTCAAAGGGCTCAAGAACAACTATCGGGATACAGTCGAAGAGGTAAAGCACCAGCGAAGAATATTTCTCCGGAAGTAGAGCAGATTAAGAGAGCACACAATCCCGAGATCGCTATCAGCTACAGCTATATCGGAAACGTACTTCTTGCGGATGCCAAAAGTCCACATCACGGAGAACCAAACAGCCAAGAAAGATTCGACAAGTATGAGGAAGCGTTTAAATCATATGAAAAATCTCTGGCGCTTCTTTACGAAGTGTATGGTGATGATGGACAACATACCGACATCGCTGACTGTCTTAGTAACCTCGGTATCGCACTTCAATCGGAGGCGCTTCAGTTTCAGCGAACCAACTGTGGTCATGGAGAAGACAACTGGGAAGAGGCGTTGAATTATCATAACAAGGCTTTAGCCATGTGGACAAACTTGCACGGAACAGTAAATCCAAATGCCGACATTGCTCACAGCTACCATAACATTGGAAAGTGTTACAATCATAGAGGCGAATTTGAAGAAGCCATACGATATTATGAAAACTCATTAGAAGAATTGATTAAACTGTACGGTAGAACGTCTAACAACTTGGCAATAGGTTTGGTTTACGCGAGTCTCGGCACAACATATTACGAGGCAGGCTTGTTTGACAAAGCTCGTGAAAAATACGAAAAATCTCACACAATCATTCATCCAGCTCACCATAAAATCGAACAGAATGTTCTAGAAGTGGCTGCATCATATAGAAATTTGGCCAATGTTTATGAGAACCTTGGACGACATAGCGATGCTCAgaaagctaaagaaatcgcgaCAAAAATTATTAATGAACGAGTTGGGTTAGATGAAAACGTCGCTGAGCAAAAAAGATGTCTAATACAGTAGTTACCATTGTTTGTAATAAGATTcacattgaaataaaaaattactatGATGAACTTTTTTCTATGTTTACAGATatgcatcttttaaaaatagACTTCCATGCTAAAGAATCTTTGTTCAAATTTCAAACTTTAGTATCTAAAATTGATTTTGATAATTAAATTGGAAAATATTTCTAAACAGGTGTTACAACTTTTCAATTTGGTTGGAAACTgaagtaaatatttgttttgatcTTACTGTACTATTTCACATCCTACCATAATAATATCTTAGACATGGCTgcttataaaaaaaaacaatatcaCTTTCAAGGTTGGcagtaattaaaaaaatacactttagcttataaaattttaaaatgttactTATATTGTGGAATAGTACAGAAGAGTAACTTTATTTGTTAGTGTAAGGAAAAAGTTTTGCATGGAGCTATACCTTTCTCAACAGAATTAAAACTTTATGCCAACTCAATGTATATATGGTAACCACCATAGCTAGAAATCAGAATTTTCAATATGCAAATCTCAGATTGATTTGTATAACTCGGTTTCCTGTAAGATAGCAGCTTATTAAACATGTAAGATGCCCAATTGTTGAAGGGAAGGCATCTTGCTGCTGTGGTGAGTTGCAACAAGAAGTCTCTCTGAGGCCTACCAAAACCACAGCCGTAAAAATGTTTGTGCGCGAATTCTGGCAGCCCTAAGAACAATCATGCCCTAGTTGCCAACCCATTACATAACCCTAGTGGCTATTTCATGGCTCCAAAATAACAACCCAAAATTGTGACACATTGTAACAAAAAACAAGATTAAAAGGAGCAAAAATCATTTAACAATAGTGTCTAATAGGTGAATGTTTGGCGTTGCAtggaaataaaatgtttttttttacagaaaGTTTACTTTAaatcaacataattatacaacatttactaatataacttttaaatgaagatgtttttttatttctatttgctatttgctatatttctattgctatttatgtttactgtgtttatttctgtgtacttcaTACTGTACCGACTGCAGAGCCTCCTACAGCTCtatatactgattgcaatagtcttgttggcttTAATGAGTTTAAGTATTTTTCTTCATATATGGGTGCGCATTTTTCTTATGGTGTGGCTTCACAGATCTTTTTCTGCGACAGTATGTTGTTACGCATAACGCTGGCTGCAGTTTTTAAGGTGAGGCCATaaaagattggcatgtgttcCAAGTATCTGCCCAATCTATTCCTTGGTATAACCAGTTGGACTATGTAGTGTTTTGGATAAACGGTTTCTGCAAAACTGAAAGTTGTAAGTTCAACTCCCGCTTGCAGCGGATTTCTCTTTTGTAAAATTtcatcgctatagctggacagacaggcagacagacaaaaattgagatttatttatatactagctgcattacccgtgttcgggaacagatttacataaagcaatagttttattgagagttgtctttcatactgtaaaacaactccaaatatgcaatctactgaaatttttgtgctgatcagactgcatacacatatgcagtcgtacatgtcaataatgttggagagaccaatggaagtatgcaatgtgttctacagctagtctacaatgcatcagcttcgaaccactcaaattggaGCTGTCCTAATTTTgcacacagaactgataatgaagttgacattgctaggcaaactgaagttcttcaaactggcagtattgagaacttttacatattttgagaaattctagaaaatattttgcttttgcactgctaagctatcgtcaccatttattgaattgagacttctacatgcttaaaacactaatcatgactcaccagttctttgtctatagcctgtgttttgacatggtatatacaaactgtgcaacagtaatgtggttgtgttgataaaatctattatcaataaaatctaccatataaactacatatatggcctttcgcttttccaacgtaaggcatcaTATCTgaagcatttttggacattcgtcccatagaaaaattcggccatatactgtgttgcaggactgtagtcaagtgcgaagttttctgcccatacatggcgcctggtagcagctgctgtagttagtgcatcttgctgttgtcgctgctgcatctgctcggaggtttctgcacgtctggccacTGTAGCGGCtactctgagccgtttgagtcgctgctgggtcggctcagcagtctctccacttctagcagctgcagtacgGAAATCAATATGTTCTTGCCTTtaggcagtaggctttttgggaggcattgtactgctacaagcgtttctaaaagtgaatgagatggtgtgcttttttgtaatatacgttgcttgctttcttctcaccgtcgcctattgcaacgctcggagtacctgtgcaagttctgtagtagctgtagttctgtgttACTCGTACAGGTACTGTAcatgtagctggaaaaaaagtaaaagtaaatcAGCTCCGGAAGGAAATGAATATGCTTACTATCCCAAACAgttgcaaatccaacgttttaagCAGTGGAGGtttggcaattcatagacaatagaacattgaataagaagtacaaaccttttcgatgtagaaatttagtagatcaaacgcagtagcagtacccgtgcaagttctgtagtagctgtagttctgtagtactcgtagctgcaaaaaagtaaaagtaactcagctgcggaaggaaatgaacatgtttattatcacaaacagtggcaaattcaACGTTTTCatccctttcactgaagtagactcattcatgcgttttctatggtcgaccgccgtagacacatttttgtgactttcccagcaattgctagtaactgaattttattattcgttgataacataaccaacgatctttaagacttatatggtagtgacagtgttgtccaaagacttCTCTATTAAATTAccctaaaatttaaatttaaatctttttcgagaatttctaactaaaaaacaaccatttttttgtaagttttgaacacgccaccgagttagaaaacaattacttatgttgatgacattatagccgattcagatttagatttttgtgattacacagataattaaaatgcataaagtacaaatacaatgaatttttttgcatagcagtgcttgttaacatgttagaaaaatgaaatatataaccaaaacaaacgttctagatagagtttcaaattgaaaaaatattatcaaGCAGTATTGGCAAAATGGTTGGCAGTAggctgatagctaaatttgtacatggaggcaagtgaaagggttatgtagtggaggtgtggcaattcatagacaatagtagtatgtagagagcagatctacacacgtttgcacttaaagtgagattttgggtacattttagcccgagaagcTGGGGgcatggtgttgtctgatggaaagtttgggggggggggctaggtgtgtgagtgttgggagctaaggttatgaagtgcTCGCTGAGTCATGCTGAGTCATGGTGTGATGAGGTGAGGTGAGTCACGCGGTGTGAGGTGAGTCACGGTTGTTTTTGATTTACGGGAACTTGTGGGgttccggtagaggtcgctcttccgggCCGTTTTAGGGGTTGATGGGGAGCTCGGTGGCGGCGGGTTGGCGGACGGTTTGCGAGAGCGTTGGCGTTCGTACGTCTTCTCTTTCTTTGCCgttcccgaatgagaatgacgTGTCTGCAATGGAATTATACGTTATTTTTAGAACTCGAATATATATTGAGTGGTAGTATGATATAGGAGATGAGCTACGGAAGGGATGGTATATAAAGTCAGTTGGAGCTCGATAATCTCGATAGGGTTTACATACGAATTAGATAATTCGGTTAAAGTAAGAACCTCTTATTATTCACttcgattgtaaacttcataaattctgaaattatccaccactgttatggatccaccactttttaaaagaaaatattatgttattggAGCTTCCGAGGACTCAACTTCACGTACTATGAAATTCAACAACATTTCTGAAAGATTATCCcaataggacatacagacagactatGACAAAATAGGacttatagtaaaactaaaacattcaGACAAATTAGTTCATTCAGTTGAACTAAGGAAATAAATgcatgtaatacttactgaagaagcaaATTCTTCCATCCTTTTCTGAGTATGTTTAGGGATATATCCATTTTGCTGGTGAGATATGGGAATCTACAATAGCATTGATTACAGTCAGACTACAATATACATTCAAACCAACTCATTCAATTAACTCCGAAGAACCAAATtcatctgttttaatctgagtagggatataacatacactttgctaagatattggagtttgcaattgcaatgaatacaatcagcctagaacacatagttactactcagaagagaagattcattgtaacattcctacataacatttagattgaatttgtagtacttactgtaaaccgtaatctttcgttgagatcttgatagaacttttcacgtaagagaaatcgacaagcttttcgcttccggtcgcttatttccattccatgagagcagtaaccccatcg includes:
- the LOC137400854 gene encoding tetratricopeptide repeat protein 28-like is translated as MPLVEADPCITCKELIKKARDALQEEERNSGVGAINPAMAKCYADYGKVYFECELYYDGLENLKISLGIYLDYLKEDAGKSIQVAEVYTSIGNTYVEMERYGKAMPNFYNATDIYRAASGNQTKLEGHAETLYYTAEALRKQCSLQSALDYNLQAVSMLVDVYGARANKEKLALSYYYLGCTLRDRCQFEQADKHLRTANTMLKHLYAEHFLEDPSNMNIFNTANLFIARGEIQEMIGNFSQARYRYEHANIACKTFWGDDDETSHVFYAKIFDKVGGLSLVKSKTDDAHTDFGEAYALRCEFYDDEPNHAAIARSYILFGHGHRDRFEYELAISHYEHALDIYEVIYNDHTPPCHPNIARCKNHIGLVYLANARYTKALEMHNDALFMLKEFFGESTNHPDIANTYQQIAEIYYTQGNFDMSHEFNHKSLTMNRALHKGQVDHLSIVKNLYDYGRTYLGQGELHQALQYLTKAMTVINCIFSADVNLQIVVDIRCTLGDLYFQRREMEQALTSYVSAMQVAQNLYATDSHPSIAACCKLVGDLFTSTRNFTEAINYYTSAISMYDEYHQRENMVTEGNRHPGKAITMLSLAKCHAEQNDFVSARNMLDGTQLVILATFKTADHPLRADMDKLRGDVHSNLGESKKALECYGESLAIRQKIYGKDSKHLSIAESYYCIGMEQEKLSEVQNSLENLKRALEIREYVHFNQKHLDQASTYNGLGRSHLELGHKKEAKQYFEKALDITKELYKPKHLESAEVANAYSDLGQFFCAIEEYDNSIKHHQEALEIYQRIRDHRSEAMTQDDIGLVQMHAGNFDDAIDTLRRSLNLKEEICQRAQEQLSGYSRRGKAPAKNISPEVEQIKRAHNPEIAISYSYIGNVLLADAKSPHHGEPNSQERFDKYEEAFKSYEKSLALLYEVYGDDGQHTDIADCLSNLGIALQSEALQFQRTNCGHGEDNWEEALNYHNKALAMWTNLHGTVNPNADIAHSYHNIGKCYNHRGEFEEAIRYYENSLEELIKLYGRTSNNLAIGLVYASLGTTYYEAGLFDKAREKYEKSHTIIHPAHHKIEQNVLEVAASYRNLANVYENLGRHSDAQKAKEIATKIINERVGLDENVAEQKRCLIQ